Proteins from a single region of Candidatus Zixiibacteriota bacterium:
- the asnS gene encoding asparagine--tRNA ligase — MTIPTLVRINELTHHVGQTVTVRGWLFQKRSSGKIKFAVLRDGSGYLQGVLAQGECTEQALADFEQLTQESSFTMTGTIRVDKRAPGGFEMTVADLAIIQIAGEYPIQPKEHTPGFLMEHRHLWLRSSRQHAIMRVRNEIIMAIRRFFYDRGFILIDTPILTGAIGETATTLFETEYFDLGKAYLAQTGQLYVEAAAMAHGKVFCFGPTFRAEKSKTRKHLNEFWMLEPEVAFADSEDNMQLQEDLICYIVEWVLRTSRAELETLKRDFGKLEAIRAPFPRLTYDDAIARLQKAGMPIQWGSDFGAPDEEKLMEEFDRPLFVFNWPTVCKAFYMKRNPERPETVLCDDLLAPEGYGEIIGGSQREDDHDLLVERIRAQGLPEAAYAWYLDLRRYGSVPHSGFGLGLERTVGWICGLDHVRETIPFARTLGRLYP; from the coding sequence GTGACCATTCCGACACTTGTACGCATCAACGAGCTGACGCATCACGTCGGCCAGACCGTGACCGTCCGCGGCTGGCTCTTCCAGAAGCGCTCCAGCGGCAAGATCAAATTCGCCGTGCTGCGCGACGGGAGCGGGTACTTGCAGGGGGTGTTGGCGCAGGGTGAATGCACCGAACAGGCACTCGCCGATTTCGAACAACTGACCCAGGAATCCTCGTTCACGATGACGGGGACGATTCGCGTCGACAAACGTGCCCCCGGCGGATTCGAGATGACCGTGGCCGACCTGGCGATCATCCAGATTGCCGGGGAATACCCCATCCAACCCAAGGAGCATACGCCCGGCTTCCTCATGGAGCACCGTCACCTCTGGCTGCGCTCCTCGCGCCAGCATGCGATCATGCGCGTGCGCAATGAGATCATCATGGCGATCCGGCGGTTTTTCTATGACCGCGGTTTCATTCTGATCGACACGCCGATTCTGACCGGCGCCATCGGCGAGACGGCGACGACGCTGTTCGAGACCGAGTACTTCGATCTCGGCAAGGCGTATCTGGCGCAAACGGGACAATTGTATGTCGAGGCGGCGGCGATGGCGCACGGAAAGGTCTTTTGCTTCGGGCCAACCTTTCGCGCCGAGAAATCCAAGACGCGCAAACACCTCAACGAGTTCTGGATGCTCGAACCGGAGGTCGCCTTCGCCGATTCCGAAGACAACATGCAACTGCAAGAGGACCTGATCTGTTACATCGTCGAGTGGGTCTTGCGGACCTCTCGCGCTGAGTTGGAGACTCTCAAACGCGATTTCGGCAAGCTGGAGGCGATCCGTGCCCCGTTCCCGCGCCTGACATATGATGACGCGATCGCGCGATTGCAGAAGGCGGGGATGCCGATCCAATGGGGATCGGATTTCGGCGCACCGGACGAAGAGAAACTCATGGAGGAATTCGACCGGCCGTTGTTTGTCTTCAACTGGCCGACCGTGTGCAAGGCGTTCTATATGAAACGCAATCCCGAGCGCCCGGAGACGGTTCTCTGCGACGACCTTCTGGCGCCGGAAGGGTACGGCGAGATCATCGGCGGCTCACAACGCGAGGACGACCATGATCTGCTGGTGGAGAGGATCCGCGCGCAGGGTCTGCCGGAGGCGGCCTACGCCTGGTATCTCGATCTGCGGCGCTATGGATCGGTGCCGCATTCCGGTTTTGGCCTGGGGTTGGAGCGCACGGTCGGATGGATATGCGGCCTGGA